The Vicia villosa cultivar HV-30 ecotype Madison, WI linkage group LG1, Vvil1.0, whole genome shotgun sequence genome includes a region encoding these proteins:
- the LOC131644084 gene encoding psbP domain-containing protein 7, chloroplastic: protein MAVQVQGRFGVWNRNGIGIVRCSSDEDKLKVKEAVVWSPAKELATKFERRLLVGIGSASLVALGANFCGITSFLLGLSPQNGRKLKLDVLYPIGGYTRYIDTREGFEFIYPKNWVGDQTLLYRAAKKREMELSLDPPPLNLRPRSNVTEPVVAFGPPGSNGELNLSVIVSPVAQDFSIEAFGSPQEVGEAVIRTITGSGQRPDLKGTLIESSLREDPAINAKYYELEFKVESPSFRRHNVCVCCARGGKLFTLNAQAPESAWPGMKSDFYAIADSFNLTS from the exons ATGGCAGTGCAAGTGCAAGGAAGGTTTGGGGTATGGAACAGAAATGGCATAGGAATAGTACGGTGTTCGAGCGACGAAGATAAACTGAAAGTGAAAGAGGCGGTAGTGTGGTCACCTGCGAAGGAATTGGCGACGAAATTTGAGCGGCGGCTTCTTGTGGGAATAGGTTCAGCTTCACTTGTAGCTTTAGGTGCAAATTTTTGTGGCATCACGAGTTTTTTGTTAGGTTTGTCTCCACAGAATGGTCGTAAGCTGAAGCTAGACGTGCTTTATCCTATCGGCGGTTACACCCGTTATATTGACACGAGAGAGGGGTTcg AATTTATATACCCGAAGAATTGGGTTGGAGATCAGACACTGCTGTATCGAGCTGCTAAAAAAAGAGAAATGGAACTATCATTGGATCCTCCGCCGCTGAATTTACGGCCACGTTCTAATGTCACGGAACCAGTTGTTGCATTTGGTCCCCCGGGTTCCAACGGGGAACTCAATCTAAGTGTAATTGTTTCGCCAGTTGCTCAAGACTTCTC GATTGAAGCATTTGGAAGCCCGCAGGAGGTGGGGGAAGCTGTAATTCGAACCATAACAGGATCTGGGCAGCGCCCGGACTTAAAGGGAACATTGATAGAATCAAGTTTAAGAGAAGACCCTGCTATAAATGCCAAATATTATGAGCTAGAATTCAAAGTTGAGAGCCCCTCTTTCCGGCGACATAATGTTTGTGTCTGCTGTGCTCGTGGTGGTAAACTTTTTACGTTAAATGCCCAGGCACCTGAATCAGCCTGGCCTGGGATGAAGTCAGATTTCTATGCAATCGCTGATTCGTTCAATCTCACAAGTTAG
- the LOC131644083 gene encoding zinc finger protein GAI-ASSOCIATED FACTOR 1-like, giving the protein MSNITSCDSGSFSTENTRDQDGVKHHQQQNEILGQFHSPHSHTSTTTTTNNSNGSNSNLQPPLKRKRNLPGNPDPSAEVIALSPTTLMATNRFVCEICNKGFQRDQNLQLHRRGHNLPWKLKQRTTSEIIKKVYVCPEPSCVHHNPARALGDLTGIKKHFCRKHGEKKWKCDKCSKKYAVQSDWKAHSKICGTREYKCDCGTIFSRRDSFITHRAFCDALAEENNKANEGSVQLSNMQQHQQIPNLVSSILPMNQNNSQIVGASEFNLSDHKHPLSSPHDLMSVPVKPFNSNIFTRSLSSSTSSPSLQLSSNNSLNNILEENGSLHLSPAATSPHMSATALLQKAAQMGATVSNSNTGMIMTDKTTVATNMMAPPLFGVVQQQGHSFMNHYMQQQQQQPQYINNNFNANGMITGGGVNGSMNGVDMFNAILDQSKALSKIIEQNNQTQSMNSVVGGGASSNNIMNIGGSKGSGGGDVMTLDLLGIGGGGAHGNFYGGGAHGTQQQQQQAESAAAAVAADEVWRNWSTKNGGFETFSATSNI; this is encoded by the exons ATGTCAAACATCACAAGTTGTGATAGTGGTAGCTTCTCTACAGAGAATACCAGAGATCAAGATGGAGttaaacatcatcaacaacaaaatGAAATTCTTGGTCAATTTCATAGTCCACATTCTCATACTTCAACTACTACTACAACAAATAATAGCAATGGTTCCAACTCTAATTTACAACCACCTCTTAAGAGAAAAAGGAACCTACCAGGAAATCCag ATCCAAGTGCTGAAGTGATAGCTTTATCACCAACAACACTAATGGCTACAAACAGATTCGTATGTGAAATATGCAACAAAGGTTTTCAAAGAGATCAAAATCTTCAACTGCACCGAAGAGGACACAACTTGCCATGGAAGCTTAAGCAGAGAACAACTAGTGAGATTATAAAGAAGGTTTATGTTTGTCCTGAACCTTCCTGTGTTCACCATAACCCTGCAAGAGCACTTGGTGATCTTACTGGTATTAAAAAGCACTTTTGTAGAAAGCACGGTGAGAAGAAGTGGAAATGTGATAAGTGTTCTAAGAAATATGCTGTTCAATCTGATTGGAAAGCTCATTCTAAAATCTGTGGTACAAGGGAATACAAATGTGACTGTGGAACCATCTTTTCTAG AAGAGACAGCTTCATTACCCACAGAGCTTTCTGTGATGCATTAGCTGAAGAGAACAACAAAGCCAACGAAGGCTCAGTACAATTATCAAACATGCAACAGCACCAACAAATTCCAAATCTTGTTTCTTCAATATTACCAATGAACCAAAACAACTCACAAATTGTTGGAGCTTCAGAGTTCAACCTTTCAGATCACAAACATCCACTATCATCACCTCACGATCTCATGTCAGTTCCTGTGAAACCCTTCAACAGCAATATATTCACTAGAAGTCTTTCATCGTCAACTTCATCTCCTTCTCTTCAACTGAGTTCAAATAACTCACTCAACAACATCTTGGAAGAAAACGGATCACTCCATTTATCTCCAGCTGCAACCTCACCTCACATGTCAGCTACTGCATTGTTACAAAAAGCTGCTCAAATGGGTGCAACCGTGAGTAATAGCAACACAGGTATGATTATGACAGATAAAACAACCGTTGCTACAAACATGATGGCTCCACCGCTGTTCGGTGTGGTGCAACAACAAGGACATTCTTTCATGAATCACTACATGCAACAGCAACAGCAACAACCTcagtatattaataataatttcaaTGCAAATGGGATGATAACCGGAGGAGGTGTTAATGGTTCGATGAATGGAGTTGACATGTTTAATGCTATATTGGATCAAAGTAAGGCTTTATCCAAGATCATTGAACAGAACAATCAAACTCAAAGCATGAACAGTGTTGTAGGAGGAGGTGCATCAAGTAATAATATTATGAATATTGGTGGAAGTAAAGGAAGTGGTGGGGGAGATGTAATGACACTGGATTTGTTGGGGATAGGAGGAGGGGGTGCACACGGTAATTTCTATGGAGGGGGTGCACACGGtacacaacaacaacagcaacaagcAGAAAGTGCTGCAGCAGCAGTAGCAGCAGATGAGGTTTGGAGAAATTGGTCAACCAAGAATGGAGGGTTTGAAACCTTTTCAGCAACCAGCAACATTTGA
- the LOC131644082 gene encoding E3 ubiquitin-protein ligase JMJ24, giving the protein MDHARSNNIDENVGIPDDLRCKRSDGKQWRCTAMSMPDKTVCEKHYIQAKKRAANSAMRANLKKAKTYPDSDVYLESKSDDFDAPLSTAFNTNRSASSGKKLFDKVSKNQFRYTPEGADTTRGSSSRRDSKLGEGDDSPDHADDDDEDAVPYEENWISNDSPPASGDESAGKMPHESLDANATTESDGTSDSSQETGGQTCHQCRKNVRDRVTWCLKCDRRGYCDSCISTLYSNISLDEVQRLCPACRGICNCKICLRNDNSIKVRIREIPVMDKLQYLHLLLSSVLPVVKQIHHEQCFEVELEKKLRGAEIDLPRTKLNADEQMCCNLCRIPITDYHRRCPSCSYDLCLICCRDLREATVHQSNEPQTEQARTTDQNILSKFPHWRSNDNGSVPCPPKEYGGCGYASLNLSRIFKMNWVAKLIKNVEEMVSGCKMSDADSPLNTGLNTLKLCQYSQREASNDNYLYCPTSEDLKTDGIGMFRMHWKTGEPIIVKQVFDRSSISSWDPLVIWRGILETTDANMKDDNRMVKAIDCLDGSEVDIELSQFMKGYSEGRILENGWPQILKLKDWPSPRVSEEFLLYQRPEFISKLPLLQYIHSKWGLLNVAAKLPHYSLQNDVGPKIYISYGINGELGRGDSVTKLHFNMRDMVYLLVHTSEVKLKDWQRTKIEKMQKPHKESEGKESYGDPHICSRGSSPDSALCTKINGLDLESDQKDSTMDQGYGVYSSAEGNMGNCEIPLRQNGVTSEITHPGVLWDVFRRQDVPKVTEYLKMHWKEFGKSDDIVTWPLYGGAIFLDRLHKRKLKEEFGVEPWSFEQNFGEAVFVPAGCPFQARNVQSTVQLGLDFLSPESLGEAVRLAEEVRRLPNEHEAKLQVLEVGKISLYAASSAIKEVQKLVLDPKLGGEIGYGDPNLTAMVSENYEKTSKRRQITCA; this is encoded by the exons ATGGATCACGCGAGATCGAACAACATCGATGAGAATGTAGGAATTCCAGACGATTTGCGTTGCAAGAGGTCGGACGGGAAACAATGGAGGTGCACGGCGATGTCGATGCCGGATAAGACAGTTTGCGAGAAGCATTACATTCAGGCGAAGAAAAGAGCGGCGAATTCCGCCATGAGAGCTAATCTCAAGAAAGCGAAAACGTATCCTGACTCTGATGTTTATTTGGAGAGCAAGAGTGATGATTTTGATGCTCCTCTTTCTACTGCATTTAATACTAACCGTTCTGCTTCATCTGGGAAGAAGCTATTTGATAAGGTTTCGAAGAATCAGTTTCGATATACTCCTGAGGGTGCTGACACTACAAGGGGCTCTTCTTCCCGTCGTGATTCGAAGCTTGGTGAGGGTGATGATTCCCCTGATCATGCTGATGACGATGACGAGGATGCTGTTCCCTACGAAGAGAATTGGATCTCTAATGATTCGCCACCTGCTTCGGGTGATGAATCTGCAGGGAAAATGCCGCACGAGAGTCTTGATGCCAATGCTACTACT GAGTCTGATGGAACCTCGGATTCTTCTCAAGAGACTGGCGGGCAGACTTGTCATCAGTGCAGGAAGAATGTTAGAGATAGAGTTACTTGGTGCCTTAAGTGTGATAGGAGAGGATATTGTGATAGCTGTATATCAACTTT GTATTCTAACATTTCGTTGGATGAAGTTCAGAGGCTATGTCCTGCATGCCGTGGTATATGCAATTGTAAAATTTGCTTACGCAATGATAATTCAATTAAG GTTCGGATACGTGAGATACCTGTAATGGATAAGTTACAGTATCTTCACTTGTTGCTCTCATCGGTGCTTCCCGTGGTAAAGCAGATTCACCATGAACAATGTTTTGAAGTTGAACTTGAAAAGAAGTTGCGTG GTGCTGAAATAGATCTTCCAAGGACAAAATTGAATGCTGATGAGCAGATGTGCTG CAATTTATGCAGGATACCTATCACTGATTATCACCGACGCTGTCCAAGTTGTTCATATGATTTGTGCCTTATTTGTTGCCGAGACCTTCGGGAAGCTACTGTACATCAAAGTAACGAACCTCAAACAGAGCAAGCAAGAACTACTGATCAAAACATATTGAGCAAGTTTCCTCACTGGAGATCCAATGACAATGGAAGTGTTCCATGCCCCCCTAAGGAGTATGGTGGTTGTGGTTATGCATCCTTAAATTTAAGTCGGATTTTCAAGATGAACTGGGttgcaaaattaataaaaaatgtagaAGAAATGGTTAGTGGATGTAAAATGAGTGATGCTGATAGTCCACTAAATACAGGATTGAATACTCTCAAACTTTGCCAATATTCTCAAAGAGAGGCTAGCAATGATAATTATCTTTATTGTCCAACATCGGAAGATCTCAAAACTGATGGGATTGGCATGTTTAGAATGCACTGGAAAACTGGTGAGCCCATTATCGTTAAGCAAGTATTTGATAGGTCATCAATTTCAAGCTGGGACCCATTGGTCATATGGAGAGGGATTCTAGAGACTACAGATGCGAATATGAAAGATGATAACAGAATGGTTAAGGCCATAGATTGCTTAGATGGGTCTGAG GTTGATATTGAGCTTAGTCAGTTCATGAAAGGATATTCTGAGGGGCGTATTCTTGAAAATGGTTGGCCACAGATATTGAAGCTGAAAGATTGGCCTTCACCTAGAGTATCTGAAGAATTTCTTTTGTACCAAAGACCTGAATTTATCAGCAAGCTGCCTCTACTTCAGTATATTCACTCGAAGTGGGGCCTCCTTAATGTTGCAGCTAAGTTGCCTCATTACTCCTTGCAGAATGATGTAGGACCCAAGATCTATATATCTTACGGGATTAATGGTGAACTTGGCAGAGGTGATTCTGTGACAAAACTCCACTTCAATATGCGTGACATG GTGTACCTTTTGGTTCATACAAGTGAAGTGAAGCTGAAGGACTGGCAGAGAACAAAAATTGAAAAGATGCAGAAACCTCATAAGGAGTCTGAGGGGAAAGAATCTTATGGGGATCCACATATATGTTCAAGAGGGAGTTCACCTGATTCAGCCCTTTGTACAAAAATTAATGGACTAGATTTGGAATCAGACCAGAAAGATTCAACCATGGATCAAGGGTATGGAGTTTATTCTAGTGCTGAAGGGAATATGGGCAATTGTGAAATTCCATTAAGACAAAATGGAGTCACCTCTGAGATAACACATCCTGGAGTTCTTTGGGATGTCTTTCGTCGGCAGGATGTTCCAAAGGTGACTGAATATTTGAAAATGCATTGGAAGGAATTTGGGAAGTCAGATGATATA GTTACCTGGCCTCTTTATGGCGGAGCTATTTTTCTTGACAGACTCCATAAAAGAAAGTTGAAGGAAGAATTCG GAGTTGAGCCGTGGTCATTTGAACAGAATTTCGGGGAAGCTGTATTTGTTCCTGCTGGTTGCCCTTTTCAAGCAAGAAATGTTCAA tcAACTGTTCAATTGGGCCTTGATTTCTTATCTCCTGAAAGCCTGGGGGAGGCTGTAAGGTTGGCAGAGGAAGTTCGCCGTTTACCTAATGAACATGAAGCAAAGCTTCAAGTTTTGGAG GTTGGGAAGATATCTCTCTATGCCGCAAGTTCTGCAATCAAAGAAGTTCAGAAACTTGTGCTTGACCCAAA ACTTGGCGGAGAGATTGGATATGGAGACCCTAATTTAACTGCAATGGTTTCAGAGAACTACGAGAAGACGTCTAAGCGTAGGCAGATTACTTGTGCATAA